A window of the Polypterus senegalus isolate Bchr_013 chromosome 4, ASM1683550v1, whole genome shotgun sequence genome harbors these coding sequences:
- the LOC120528687 gene encoding gastrula zinc finger protein XlCGF26.1-like: THCIITDCLQNVGFSPSSFTENSPQCRLQHKREKEEKIKKPTKGSANLTASSLHSSSLPAREAISTDKQQRHNTDQEALCVGQECGQAYKSKSEYKDLKSNCTTPKLFCCSECGKRFSDIYNLQRHTRIHTGEKPYGCADCGKRFIKSSSLKNHTRIHTGEKPYCCSECGKSFTESTHLQKHKKRIHTGEKPHCCAECGKQFYDSYRLQKHKRIHTGEKPYGCAECGKRFADRSRLHTHTRMHNGEKPYCCSECGKLFSDIYKLQIHTRIHTAEKPYGCADCGKRFNQSSRLQSHTRIHTGEKPYGCSECGKRFNDSSNLQKHKRIHTGEKHHCCPDCGKQFYDSYKLQRHKRIHTGEKPYGCAECGKRFTDSSNLQSHVRVHTGIKPYCCSECGKRFTESSSLREHIQIHTGEKAYGCSECGKRFTRNSGLLRHMQIHAQ; this comes from the coding sequence ACTCATTGTATCATTACAGATTGTCTACAGAATGTTGGATTCTCCCCATCTTCATTCACTGAGAATTCTCCTCAGTGCAGACTGCAACACAAACGGGAAAAGGAGGAGAAGATAAAGAAACCAACAAAAGGATCAGCAAATTTGACAGCATCCTCTTTGCATTCCAGTTCTCTTCCTGCAAGAGAAGCCATCAGCACCGACAAACAACAAAGGCATAATACAGATCAAGAAGCTTTGTGTGTTGGCCAAGAGTGTGGACAAGCTTATAAAAGCAAATCTGAATATAAAGATCTTAAGTCAAATTGTACAACACCAAAGCTgttttgctgttctgaatgtggcaaacgattttcgGACATTTACAATCTCCAAAGAcatacaagaattcacactggagagaagccatatggcTGTGCCGATTGTGGTAAAAGATTCATTAAAAGTAGCAGTCTAAAGaaccacacaagaattcacacaggagagaagccttattgctgttcagaatgtgggaaAAGTTTTACAGAGAGTACCCATctgcagaaacacaaaaaacGAATTCACACGGGTGAAAAGCCTCACTGCTgtgctgaatgtggcaaacaattttacgacagctacagactccaaaaacataaaagaatccacactggagaaaagccttatggctgtgctgaatgtggcaaacgatttgcTGACCGTAGCCGTCTTCACACCCACACAAGAATGCATaatggagaaaagccatattgctgttctgaatgtgggaaactaTTTTCTGATATCTACAAGCTCCAAATTCATACGAGAATCCACACTGCAGAGAAGCCATATGGCTGTGCCGATTGTGGAAAAAGATTCAATCAAAGTAGCCGTCTTCAGagccacacaagaattcacacgggagagaagccatatggttgttctgaatgtgggaaaagaTTCAATGACAGTAGCAACCTTCAGAAGCACAAacgaattcacacaggagaaaaacatcATTGCTGCCCTGATTGTGGGAAACAATTCTATGACAGTTACAAGCTCCAAAGACATaaaagaatccacactggagaaaagccttaTGGTTgtgctgaatgtggcaaaagattcaCGGACAGTAGCAATCTTCAGAGCCACGTGAGGGTTCATACTGGAAttaagccatattgctgttctgaatgtggcaaaaggtTTACAGAGAGCAGCAGTCTCCGTGAGCACATCCagattcatactggagagaaggcatatggctgttctgaatgtggaaaacgattCACAAGGAATAGTGGTCTTCTGAGGCACATGCAAATTCATGCTCAATAG